One Xiphophorus hellerii strain 12219 chromosome 24, Xiphophorus_hellerii-4.1, whole genome shotgun sequence DNA window includes the following coding sequences:
- the LOC116715542 gene encoding uncharacterized protein LOC116715542, protein MMESSSFQPSVRRTTMKMASVSVVSAFLLCCSAVASQGCDLYAATGRSINVHLGYKLKSDDSLKWKFKDQTIFHKKSSQIIAGKPSDINEEGSLKLTNLKKDQEGVYTPEVYNSNGKAQKTVTTHLCIRDPVKKPAAEAICEDKNVIFKCIPDKASQHVIKKYEWLQNNVQTKKTVPTFKLTAAETKDIKFACNISNEVSFEISEPVSHNCAKISIPGLPDEVWGISIWVFVGGGGGIVILLIITVIVCCVRTKRTRKLRLKDEEELRLEWTNTSHHPNHPPLPNHPPPHHPNRHHHHQHHHQQQQQQQQQQQQEQQQAPGNTGPRQSRTKQNRQPRARAPEPNSQPQPSPRRTGQAQKPASDADDEQPPPLPQPRKKGNKPQLD, encoded by the exons ATGATGGAAAGTTCTTCTTTTCAGCCAAGTGTGAGGAGGACGACGATGAAGATGGCATCGGTTTCTGTCGTCTCGGcgtttctgctctgctgctccGCCGTCGCCTCCCAAG GTTGTGACTTGTACGCTGCAACGGGTCGAAGCATCAATGTTCATCTGGGATACAAACTGAAATCTGACGATTCTCTGAAGTGGAAGTTTAAAGACCAaacaatatttcataaaaaatcGTCACAGATAATTGCCGGTAAACCTTCTGACATTAATGAAGAGGGATCCCTCAAACTGACTAATCTGAAGAAGGACCAAGAAGGAGTTTACACCCCTGAGGTTTACAATAGCAATGGAAAAGCACAGAAAACGGTGACAACACACTTATGTATACGAG ATCCTGTGAAGAAGCCTGCAGCGGAAGCAATATGTGAAGATAAAAACGTGATCTTTAAATGCATTCCTGATAAG GCATCCCAGCATGTTATCAAAAAGTACGAATGGCTTCAGAACAATGTCCAGACGAAGAAAACGGTTCCGACTTTTAAGTTGACGGCCGCAGAAACTAAAGACATCAAATTTGCTTGCAACATTTCCAATGAAGTCAGTTTTGAAATCAGCGAGCCTGTCTCTCATAATTGTGCTAAAATAA GTATCCCAGGTCTCCCAGACGAAGTGTGGGGAATAAGTATCTGGGTTTTTGTAGGTGGTGGAGGAG GTATCGTTATATTGCTGATCATCACCGTCATTGTTTGCTGCGTCCGAACTAAGCGGACAAGGAAACTACGCCTGAAGG ATGAGGAGGAGCTCCGTTTggagtggaccaacaccagtcACCATCCCAATCATCCGCCTCTTCCTAaccatcctcctcctcatcatcccAACCGtcaccatcatcatcagcaccaccaccagcagcagcagcagcagcagcagcagcagcagcaagagcAGCAACAGGCACCGGGCAACACCGGCCCTCGACAGAGCCGCACCAAGCAAAACCGCCAACCTCGAGCCCGAGCCCCTGAACCCAACAGCCAACCTCAGCCCAGCCCCCGAAGAACCGGGCAG GCACAGAAACCTGCCAGTGACGCCGATGACGAgcagcctcctcctcttcctcagcccaggaagaaaggaaacaaaCCTCAACTAGATTAA
- the LOC116715539 gene encoding carcinoembryonic antigen-related cell adhesion molecule 2-like isoform X2 yields the protein MVATGNVLDDGKLFLSVRKMASDSVLCVFLLCCSAVASQGCDLYAATGRSINVRLGYTLKSDDSLKWKFKDQTIFFKKSSHIIAGKPSDINVDGSLKLTNLKKDQEGVYTPEVYNNNGKAQKTVTTHLCIRDPVKKPKVNATCQDGNVRFHCFLGQQPTDAKYEWLLNGAKMEESNLSFEIKAAENEAHQFVCKVFNEASSETSEPVANNCAKIDCDQFVAVGGDFIVPLGYQLKPTNTLKWKFNGSIIFYKKTERLVVGKNADINDDGSLKLTNLKKDQAGLYTCEVFDQNGRPQTTRNTNLCVLDPVKKPEVKATCQDENVIFHCVSGAPADAELEWLQDGEEAKGNRRSFETKAKETKGAQFVCKVSNKVSSESSQPVVHICAKTGYPDELVGINIWILTGARVGLIVVLTVLVSVCFVRVEKKMTMGLRADGEELPLQRTDTEQHSHDPHFSPLQPHHLQS from the exons ATGGTCGCGACAGGAAATGTTCTTGATGATGGCAAGTTGTTCTTGTCAGTGAGGAAGATGGCATCGGACTCtgtgctgtgtgtgtttctgctctgctgctccGCCGTCGCCTCCCAAG GTTGTGACTTGTACGCTGCAACGGGTCGAAGCATCAATGTTCGTCTGGGATACACACTGAAATCTGACGATTCTCTGAAGTGGAAGTTTAAAGaccaaacaatattttttaaaaaatcgtCACATATAATTGCCGGTAAACCTTCTGACATTAATGTAGATGGATCCCTCAAACTGACTAATCTGAAGAAGGACCAAGAAGGAGTTTACACCCCTGAGGTTTACAATAACAATGGAAAAGCACAGAAAACGGTGACAACACACTTATGTATACGAG ATCCTGTGAAGAAGCCTAAAGTAAATGCAACCTGTCAGGATGGAAACGTGAGGTTTCACTGCTTTCTTGGTCAA CAACCTACGGACGCAAAGTATGAATGGCTTCTGAATGGAGCCAAGATGGAGGAAAGTAATTTGAGTTTTGAGATAAAAGCGGCAGAAAATGAAGCTCACCAGTTTGTTTGTAAAGTCTTCAACGAAGCCAGTTCTGAAACCAGTGAGCCTGTTGCTAATAATTGCGCTAAAATAG ATTGTGACCAGTTTGTTGCAGTGGGTGGAGACTTCATTGTTCCACTAGGATACCAACTAAAACCTACCAATACTCTGAAGTGGAAGTTTAATGGCAgcataatattttataaaaaaacagaaaggctAGTTGTTGGGAAAAATGCTGATATTAATGATGATGGATCCCTCAAACTGACAAATCTGAAGAAGGACCAAGCAGGACTTTACACCTGTGAGGTTTTTGATCAAAATGGAAGACCTCAGACCACGAGGAACACAAATTTATGTGTGCTGG ATCCTGTGAAGAAACCTGAAGTCAAAGCAACATGTCAGGATGAAAATGTGATCTTTCATTGTGTTTCCGGGGCG CCTGCTGATGCCGAGCTCGAGTGGCTTCAGGACGGTGAGGAGGCGAAGGGAAACAGACGGTCGTTTGAAACGAAAGCAAAGGAAACCAAAGGAGCCCAATTTGTTTGCAAAGTGTCCAACAAAGTCAGTTCTGAAAGCAGTCAGCCTGTCGTTCATATCTGTGCAAAGACGG GATATCCAGATGAACTGGTTGGAATAAATATCTGGATTTTAACTGGTGCCAGAGTGG GTCTCATTGTTGTGCTGACCGTCCTTGTCTCCGTTTGTTTTGTCCGAGTTGAAAAGAAGATGACGATGGGACTGAGGg CTGATGGGGAGGAGCTTCCTTTGCAGCGGACCGATACAGAGCAACACAGTCATGATCCtcatttttctcctcttcaaCCTCATCACCTCCAGTCATGA
- the LOC116715539 gene encoding carcinoembryonic antigen-related cell adhesion molecule 2-like isoform X1 codes for MVATGNVLDDGKLFLSVRKMASDSVLCVFLLCCSAVASQGCDLYAATGRSINVRLGYTLKSDDSLKWKFKDQTIFFKKSSHIIAGKPSDINVDGSLKLTNLKKDQEGVYTPEVYNNNGKAQKTVTTHLCIRDPVKKPKVNATCQDGNVRFHCFLGQQPTDAKYEWLLNGAKMEESNLSFEIKAAENEAHQFVCKVFNEASSETSEPVANNCAKIDCDQFVAVGGDFIVPLGYQLKPTNTLKWKFNGSIIFYKKTERLVVGKNADINDDGSLKLTNLKKDQAGLYTCEVFDQNGRPQTTRNTNLCVLDPVKKPEVKATCQDENVIFHCVSGAQPADAELEWLQDGEEAKGNRRSFETKAKETKGAQFVCKVSNKVSSESSQPVVHICAKTGYPDELVGINIWILTGARVGLIVVLTVLVSVCFVRVEKKMTMGLRADGEELPLQRTDTEQHSHDPHFSPLQPHHLQS; via the exons ATGGTCGCGACAGGAAATGTTCTTGATGATGGCAAGTTGTTCTTGTCAGTGAGGAAGATGGCATCGGACTCtgtgctgtgtgtgtttctgctctgctgctccGCCGTCGCCTCCCAAG GTTGTGACTTGTACGCTGCAACGGGTCGAAGCATCAATGTTCGTCTGGGATACACACTGAAATCTGACGATTCTCTGAAGTGGAAGTTTAAAGaccaaacaatattttttaaaaaatcgtCACATATAATTGCCGGTAAACCTTCTGACATTAATGTAGATGGATCCCTCAAACTGACTAATCTGAAGAAGGACCAAGAAGGAGTTTACACCCCTGAGGTTTACAATAACAATGGAAAAGCACAGAAAACGGTGACAACACACTTATGTATACGAG ATCCTGTGAAGAAGCCTAAAGTAAATGCAACCTGTCAGGATGGAAACGTGAGGTTTCACTGCTTTCTTGGTCAA CAACCTACGGACGCAAAGTATGAATGGCTTCTGAATGGAGCCAAGATGGAGGAAAGTAATTTGAGTTTTGAGATAAAAGCGGCAGAAAATGAAGCTCACCAGTTTGTTTGTAAAGTCTTCAACGAAGCCAGTTCTGAAACCAGTGAGCCTGTTGCTAATAATTGCGCTAAAATAG ATTGTGACCAGTTTGTTGCAGTGGGTGGAGACTTCATTGTTCCACTAGGATACCAACTAAAACCTACCAATACTCTGAAGTGGAAGTTTAATGGCAgcataatattttataaaaaaacagaaaggctAGTTGTTGGGAAAAATGCTGATATTAATGATGATGGATCCCTCAAACTGACAAATCTGAAGAAGGACCAAGCAGGACTTTACACCTGTGAGGTTTTTGATCAAAATGGAAGACCTCAGACCACGAGGAACACAAATTTATGTGTGCTGG ATCCTGTGAAGAAACCTGAAGTCAAAGCAACATGTCAGGATGAAAATGTGATCTTTCATTGTGTTTCCGGGGCG CAGCCTGCTGATGCCGAGCTCGAGTGGCTTCAGGACGGTGAGGAGGCGAAGGGAAACAGACGGTCGTTTGAAACGAAAGCAAAGGAAACCAAAGGAGCCCAATTTGTTTGCAAAGTGTCCAACAAAGTCAGTTCTGAAAGCAGTCAGCCTGTCGTTCATATCTGTGCAAAGACGG GATATCCAGATGAACTGGTTGGAATAAATATCTGGATTTTAACTGGTGCCAGAGTGG GTCTCATTGTTGTGCTGACCGTCCTTGTCTCCGTTTGTTTTGTCCGAGTTGAAAAGAAGATGACGATGGGACTGAGGg CTGATGGGGAGGAGCTTCCTTTGCAGCGGACCGATACAGAGCAACACAGTCATGATCCtcatttttctcctcttcaaCCTCATCACCTCCAGTCATGA
- the LOC116715539 gene encoding carcinoembryonic antigen-related cell adhesion molecule 2-like isoform X3: MASDSVLCVFLLCCSAVASQGCDLYAATGRSINVRLGYTLKSDDSLKWKFKDQTIFFKKSSHIIAGKPSDINVDGSLKLTNLKKDQEGVYTPEVYNNNGKAQKTVTTHLCIRDPVKKPKVNATCQDGNVRFHCFLGQQPTDAKYEWLLNGAKMEESNLSFEIKAAENEAHQFVCKVFNEASSETSEPVANNCAKIDCDQFVAVGGDFIVPLGYQLKPTNTLKWKFNGSIIFYKKTERLVVGKNADINDDGSLKLTNLKKDQAGLYTCEVFDQNGRPQTTRNTNLCVLDPVKKPEVKATCQDENVIFHCVSGAQPADAELEWLQDGEEAKGNRRSFETKAKETKGAQFVCKVSNKVSSESSQPVVHICAKTGYPDELVGINIWILTGARVGLIVVLTVLVSVCFVRVEKKMTMGLRADGEELPLQRTDTEQHSHDPHFSPLQPHHLQS; the protein is encoded by the exons ATGGCATCGGACTCtgtgctgtgtgtgtttctgctctgctgctccGCCGTCGCCTCCCAAG GTTGTGACTTGTACGCTGCAACGGGTCGAAGCATCAATGTTCGTCTGGGATACACACTGAAATCTGACGATTCTCTGAAGTGGAAGTTTAAAGaccaaacaatattttttaaaaaatcgtCACATATAATTGCCGGTAAACCTTCTGACATTAATGTAGATGGATCCCTCAAACTGACTAATCTGAAGAAGGACCAAGAAGGAGTTTACACCCCTGAGGTTTACAATAACAATGGAAAAGCACAGAAAACGGTGACAACACACTTATGTATACGAG ATCCTGTGAAGAAGCCTAAAGTAAATGCAACCTGTCAGGATGGAAACGTGAGGTTTCACTGCTTTCTTGGTCAA CAACCTACGGACGCAAAGTATGAATGGCTTCTGAATGGAGCCAAGATGGAGGAAAGTAATTTGAGTTTTGAGATAAAAGCGGCAGAAAATGAAGCTCACCAGTTTGTTTGTAAAGTCTTCAACGAAGCCAGTTCTGAAACCAGTGAGCCTGTTGCTAATAATTGCGCTAAAATAG ATTGTGACCAGTTTGTTGCAGTGGGTGGAGACTTCATTGTTCCACTAGGATACCAACTAAAACCTACCAATACTCTGAAGTGGAAGTTTAATGGCAgcataatattttataaaaaaacagaaaggctAGTTGTTGGGAAAAATGCTGATATTAATGATGATGGATCCCTCAAACTGACAAATCTGAAGAAGGACCAAGCAGGACTTTACACCTGTGAGGTTTTTGATCAAAATGGAAGACCTCAGACCACGAGGAACACAAATTTATGTGTGCTGG ATCCTGTGAAGAAACCTGAAGTCAAAGCAACATGTCAGGATGAAAATGTGATCTTTCATTGTGTTTCCGGGGCG CAGCCTGCTGATGCCGAGCTCGAGTGGCTTCAGGACGGTGAGGAGGCGAAGGGAAACAGACGGTCGTTTGAAACGAAAGCAAAGGAAACCAAAGGAGCCCAATTTGTTTGCAAAGTGTCCAACAAAGTCAGTTCTGAAAGCAGTCAGCCTGTCGTTCATATCTGTGCAAAGACGG GATATCCAGATGAACTGGTTGGAATAAATATCTGGATTTTAACTGGTGCCAGAGTGG GTCTCATTGTTGTGCTGACCGTCCTTGTCTCCGTTTGTTTTGTCCGAGTTGAAAAGAAGATGACGATGGGACTGAGGg CTGATGGGGAGGAGCTTCCTTTGCAGCGGACCGATACAGAGCAACACAGTCATGATCCtcatttttctcctcttcaaCCTCATCACCTCCAGTCATGA
- the LOC116715562 gene encoding ADP-ribose glycohydrolase OARD1-like, with product MNMGKTEKLYQSTNWILKYVTGDLFSCPRDESLAHCISEDCRMGAGIAVMFKKKFGRVSELKEQKKLPGQCAVLTHDQRFIYYLITKKKASQKPTYVNLRQSLEDMKSHCLENGVNRISIPRIGCGLDQLQWSKVSKILEQIFKETNISITVYSLPCVGSKLQMHAV from the exons ATGAACATGGGCAAAACTGAGAAACTCTATCAATCAACCAACTGGATATTAAAGTATGTCACCGGAGATTTATTCTCCTGTCCACGCGATGAATCCTTGGCCCACTGCATCAGTGAAGACTGTCGCATGGGAGCAGGCATAGCGGTAATGTTCAAGAAGAAGTTTGGTCGAGTCTCAGAGTTAAAGGAGCAGA AGAAGCTGCCGGGGCAGTGTGCTGTCCTGACACATGATCAACGTTTCATCTACTATCTG atcacaaagaaaaaagccagCCAGAAACCCACGTATGTCAACCTAAGACAGAGTCTGGAAGACATGAAATCTCACTGCTTAGAAAATGGTGTCAATAGGATATCAATACCCCG AATTGGCTGTGGCCTGGACCAGCTGCAGTGGTCAAAGGTGTCAAAGATCCTggaacagatctttaaagagacaaatatcTCCATCACAGTGTACAGCCTGCCCTGTGTTGGGTCAAAGCTTCAAATGCATGCCGTGTAG
- the LOC116715544 gene encoding uncharacterized protein LOC116715544 isoform X2: MRRMKTMASLLSVCVFLLCCSAAAVASPGCDQFAAVGGNFNVSLGYKLGSTENLRWKFKGNLIFYKKPDKLISGKNEDINDDGSLKLTNLKKDQAGLYTSEVFNSNGKELASKSTNLCVLDPVKKPTLNVACLASEVIFTCSHDPQPDGTKQYDAIHYKWLQDGNMISNATEISMTRKVAETKNLLVSCEVGNKVSSETSDSLTHTCIEPVKKPEINASCKDSKVIFTCLAAQPDDAQYKWLQDGKVVINETKMSLTINSAESKNMNFSCQVYNQASSEKSVSFSHRCVVSTFLALPEEIFGVSIWIVIAGGAGLLILIIIIIILCCVQCKKKRGKNDEAELEYRAGQSSSPAYCTH, from the exons atgaggaggatgaagacgATGGCCTCGCTGCTGAGcgtctgtgtgtttctgctctgctgctccGCCGCCGCCGTCGCCTCCCCAG GTTGTGACCAGTTTGCTGCAGTGGGTGGAAACTTCAATGTTTCTCTGGGATACAAACTGGGATCTACTGAGAATCTGAGGTGGAAGTTTAAGGGCAAcctaatattttataaaaaaccAGACAAATTAATTAGTGGTAAAAATGAAGATATTAATGATGATGGATCCCTCAAACTGACAAATCTGAAGAAGGACCAAGCAGGACTTTACACCAGTGAGGTTTTTAATAGCAATGGAAAAGAACTGGCCTCAAAGAGCACAAATCTATGTGTACTGG ACCCCGTGAAGAAGCCCACATTAAATGTAGCCTGTCTGGCCTCAGAGGTCATCTTTACCTGCAGTCATGATCCG CAACCTGATGGTACAAAACAATATGACGCCATACATTACAAATGGCTCCAGGATGGCAATATGATCAGCAATGCAACAGAAATCTCTATGACAAGAAAAGTTGCAGAAACTAAAAACCTGCTCGTTTCCTGTGAAGTTGGCAACAAAGTCAGTTCTGAAACAAGTGACTCTTTGACTCACACCTGCATTG AACCTGTGAAAAAGCctgaaataaatgcatcatGTAAAGATTCAAAGGTCATCTTTACCTGCCTTGCAGCTCag CCCGACGACGCGCAGTACAAGTGGCTCCAGGACGGCAAAGTCGTCATCAACGAAACAAAAATGTCTCTGACCATAAACTCTGCGGAAAGCAAAAACATGAATTTCTCCTGCCAAGTTTACAACCAGGCCAGTTCTGAAAAAAGTGTCTCTTTCAGTCATCGCTGTGTTGTCTCTA ctttCCTGGCCCTCCCAGAGGAGATCTTTGGAGTTAGCATCTGGATTGTTATTGCTGGTGGAGCAG GTCTTTTAATTCtgatcatcatcattatcattttGTGTTGTGTTCAGTGTAAGAAGAAAAGAGGGAAGAACG ATGAGGCGGAGCTTGAGTACCGAGCAGGACAGTCTTCATCGCCAGCCTATTGCACTCATTGA
- the LOC116715544 gene encoding uncharacterized protein LOC116715544 isoform X1, whose protein sequence is MRRMKTMASLLSVCVFLLCCSAAAVASPGCDQFAAVGGNFNVSLGYKLGSTENLRWKFKGNLIFYKKPDKLISGKNEDINDDGSLKLTNLKKDQAGLYTSEVFNSNGKELASKSTNLCVLDPVKKPTLNVACLASEVIFTCSHDPQPDGTKQYDAIHYKWLQDGNMISNATEISMTRKVAETKNLLVSCEVGNKVSSETSDSLTHTCIEPVKKPEINASCKDSKVIFTCLAAQQPDDAQYKWLQDGKVVINETKMSLTINSAESKNMNFSCQVYNQASSEKSVSFSHRCVVSTFLALPEEIFGVSIWIVIAGGAGLLILIIIIIILCCVQCKKKRGKNDEAELEYRAGQSSSPAYCTH, encoded by the exons atgaggaggatgaagacgATGGCCTCGCTGCTGAGcgtctgtgtgtttctgctctgctgctccGCCGCCGCCGTCGCCTCCCCAG GTTGTGACCAGTTTGCTGCAGTGGGTGGAAACTTCAATGTTTCTCTGGGATACAAACTGGGATCTACTGAGAATCTGAGGTGGAAGTTTAAGGGCAAcctaatattttataaaaaaccAGACAAATTAATTAGTGGTAAAAATGAAGATATTAATGATGATGGATCCCTCAAACTGACAAATCTGAAGAAGGACCAAGCAGGACTTTACACCAGTGAGGTTTTTAATAGCAATGGAAAAGAACTGGCCTCAAAGAGCACAAATCTATGTGTACTGG ACCCCGTGAAGAAGCCCACATTAAATGTAGCCTGTCTGGCCTCAGAGGTCATCTTTACCTGCAGTCATGATCCG CAACCTGATGGTACAAAACAATATGACGCCATACATTACAAATGGCTCCAGGATGGCAATATGATCAGCAATGCAACAGAAATCTCTATGACAAGAAAAGTTGCAGAAACTAAAAACCTGCTCGTTTCCTGTGAAGTTGGCAACAAAGTCAGTTCTGAAACAAGTGACTCTTTGACTCACACCTGCATTG AACCTGTGAAAAAGCctgaaataaatgcatcatGTAAAGATTCAAAGGTCATCTTTACCTGCCTTGCAGCTCag CAGCCCGACGACGCGCAGTACAAGTGGCTCCAGGACGGCAAAGTCGTCATCAACGAAACAAAAATGTCTCTGACCATAAACTCTGCGGAAAGCAAAAACATGAATTTCTCCTGCCAAGTTTACAACCAGGCCAGTTCTGAAAAAAGTGTCTCTTTCAGTCATCGCTGTGTTGTCTCTA ctttCCTGGCCCTCCCAGAGGAGATCTTTGGAGTTAGCATCTGGATTGTTATTGCTGGTGGAGCAG GTCTTTTAATTCtgatcatcatcattatcattttGTGTTGTGTTCAGTGTAAGAAGAAAAGAGGGAAGAACG ATGAGGCGGAGCTTGAGTACCGAGCAGGACAGTCTTCATCGCCAGCCTATTGCACTCATTGA